One Pseudomonas fluorescens genomic region harbors:
- a CDS encoding glucose 1-dehydrogenase, with translation MTDYPKPPFPKQAQPVPGSQRKMEPYPDCGEQSYVGSGRLSGKIALITGGDSGIGRAVAIAFAREGADVAVAYLNEHEDAKETARWVEQAGRQCLLLPGDIAEKAQCQALVDKTVERFGRIDVLVNNAAFQMTHENFEEIPDDEWLMTFDVNITAMFRICQAAIKHMGPGSSIINTSSVNSDMPKPTLLAYATTKGAIANFTGGLAQMLGPKEIRVNSVAPGPIWTPLIVSTMPDEEVQNFGGSTPLGRPGQPVEVAPIYVLLASNEASYITGQRYGVTGGKPML, from the coding sequence ATGACTGACTATCCAAAACCACCCTTCCCGAAACAAGCCCAACCGGTGCCCGGTTCGCAACGCAAAATGGAACCCTATCCGGACTGCGGCGAACAGAGCTACGTCGGCTCCGGCCGTCTGTCCGGCAAAATTGCTTTGATCACCGGCGGCGACAGCGGCATCGGTCGTGCCGTGGCAATTGCCTTCGCCCGCGAAGGTGCGGACGTGGCGGTGGCTTATCTGAACGAACACGAAGACGCCAAGGAAACCGCACGCTGGGTCGAACAGGCCGGGCGCCAATGCCTGCTGCTGCCGGGCGATATCGCTGAGAAAGCGCAGTGCCAGGCTTTGGTCGACAAGACCGTCGAGCGCTTCGGTCGCATCGACGTACTGGTCAACAATGCCGCGTTCCAGATGACCCACGAAAACTTCGAAGAAATCCCCGATGACGAATGGCTGATGACCTTCGACGTCAACATCACTGCCATGTTCAGGATTTGCCAAGCAGCGATCAAACACATGGGGCCCGGTTCATCGATCATCAACACCAGCTCGGTCAACTCGGACATGCCCAAGCCCACCCTGCTCGCATACGCCACCACCAAAGGGGCGATTGCCAACTTTACCGGCGGCCTCGCGCAGATGCTCGGGCCGAAGGAAATCCGCGTCAACAGCGTGGCACCGGGGCCGATCTGGACACCGCTGATCGTCTCGACCATGCCTGACGAAGAAGTGCAGAACTTCGGCGGTAGCACCCCGCTCGGCCGTCCGGGGCAACCAGTGGAAGTCGCACCGATTTACGTGCTGCTGGCGTCCAACGAAGCCAGCTATATCACCGGCCAGCGCTACGGCGTGACCGGTGGCAAACCGATGCTGTAA
- a CDS encoding hybrid sensor histidine kinase/response regulator, translating into MSENTKTAAIEEMRFRLLIDAVVDYAIYMIDPGGIITSWNSGAKRFKGYEEAEILGEHFSRFYTTDDRAAGLPQRALDTAIREGRFEGEGWRVRKDGTHFWCHVVIDPIIDPSGNLLGFAKITRDLTDRKMAEETLKRSEQQFRLLVQGVTDYAIYMLSPEGLVSNWNQGAQRIKGYLPEEIIGKHFSIFYTPEDRDLGEPQRALEIATREGRFENKTWRMRKDGTRFLAHVVVDAIRGDTGTLLGFAKITRDVTETHVAQQALEKTREALFQAQKMQAIGQLSGGIAHDFNNLLTVILGNLEILQKRTGDQPGVRRLLENATQGALRGVSLTQRMLAFARRQELKTESVDIAQLVQGITGLLRSSLGPGIRINTRFPKDLEPVLADTNQLELAILNLATNARDAMPDGGNVIISAEPQVVLEQTHADLAAGRYVCLSVIDSGEGMDEQTLASARDPFFTTKGLGKGTGLGLSMVHGFIEQLGGRFMLKSKKGTGTTAELWLPVAVEGATVKTSYAPIAPVSVPRLSVLVVDDDSLVLTSTSLLLEDLGHRVISATSGAQALALLDQNEVVDLMITDMAMPQMSGAQLAHAVRLRKPDLPIILATGYAERLEGFAAQLPRLAKPFTQLNLVEIIAQSMK; encoded by the coding sequence ATGAGCGAAAACACCAAGACCGCCGCGATTGAAGAGATGCGTTTCCGGTTGCTGATCGATGCGGTCGTCGACTATGCGATCTACATGATCGACCCGGGCGGCATCATCACCAGTTGGAACTCCGGCGCCAAACGTTTCAAGGGCTACGAAGAGGCGGAAATCCTCGGCGAGCACTTTTCGCGGTTTTACACCACCGATGACCGAGCGGCCGGCTTGCCCCAGCGCGCGCTCGACACCGCGATCCGTGAGGGGCGCTTTGAAGGCGAGGGATGGCGGGTGCGCAAGGACGGCACTCACTTCTGGTGCCACGTTGTCATCGATCCGATCATCGACCCCAGCGGTAATCTGCTGGGCTTCGCCAAGATCACCCGCGACCTGACCGATCGCAAAATGGCCGAAGAAACCCTCAAGCGAAGCGAGCAGCAGTTCCGTCTGCTGGTGCAGGGCGTTACCGACTACGCGATCTACATGCTCAGCCCCGAAGGCCTGGTCAGCAACTGGAACCAGGGCGCACAGCGAATCAAGGGCTATCTGCCGGAAGAAATCATCGGCAAGCATTTCTCGATTTTCTACACCCCTGAAGATCGCGATCTGGGCGAGCCGCAACGGGCGCTGGAAATCGCCACCCGCGAGGGCCGTTTCGAAAACAAGACCTGGCGCATGCGCAAGGACGGCACGCGGTTTCTCGCCCACGTGGTGGTCGATGCGATTCGCGGTGACACCGGCACGCTTCTCGGGTTTGCCAAGATCACTCGCGACGTCACCGAAACCCACGTGGCCCAACAGGCCCTCGAGAAAACCCGTGAAGCGTTGTTCCAAGCGCAGAAAATGCAGGCGATCGGTCAACTCAGCGGCGGCATCGCCCATGACTTCAATAATTTGCTGACGGTAATTCTCGGCAATCTGGAGATTCTGCAAAAACGGACCGGGGATCAACCGGGTGTGCGCCGCCTGCTCGAAAACGCCACTCAAGGTGCATTGCGTGGCGTTTCTCTGACCCAGCGCATGCTGGCGTTCGCGCGCCGCCAGGAGCTGAAGACCGAATCAGTGGACATCGCGCAACTGGTGCAGGGCATCACCGGCCTGCTGCGCAGCTCGCTGGGGCCGGGGATCCGGATCAACACGCGTTTCCCCAAAGACCTTGAACCAGTGCTCGCCGACACCAATCAACTCGAACTGGCGATTCTCAATCTGGCGACCAACGCTCGCGACGCGATGCCCGATGGCGGCAATGTCATCATCAGCGCAGAGCCACAAGTGGTGCTTGAACAAACTCATGCTGACCTGGCCGCCGGTCGTTATGTATGTCTGAGCGTGATCGATAGCGGTGAAGGCATGGACGAACAGACGCTGGCCTCGGCGCGAGATCCGTTTTTCACCACCAAAGGCCTGGGCAAAGGCACAGGGCTGGGGTTGTCGATGGTGCACGGTTTCATCGAACAGCTCGGTGGCCGCTTCATGCTCAAAAGCAAGAAGGGCACAGGCACCACGGCCGAGCTGTGGTTACCGGTGGCTGTCGAAGGCGCGACGGTGAAAACCTCGTATGCGCCAATCGCGCCGGTTTCCGTGCCAAGGCTCAGCGTTCTGGTAGTGGACGATGACTCGCTGGTGTTGACCAGTACCAGCCTGCTGCTGGAAGACCTCGGGCATCGGGTGATCAGCGCTACGTCCGGCGCTCAGGCGCTCGCGCTATTGGATCAGAATGAAGTCGTTGATCTGATGATCACCGACATGGCCATGCCGCAGATGAGCGGCGCGCAACTGGCACATGCGGTGCGGCTACGCAAACCGGACTTGCCGATCATCCTCGCCACCGGTTACGCCGAACGCCTGGAGGGTTTTGCCGCGCAACTGCCGCGGCTAGCCAAGCCGTTTACACAGCTGAATCTGGTGGAAATCATCGCTCAGTCGATGAAATGA
- a CDS encoding cation:proton antiporter, whose product MSFGVWVAVLGAVLLTLALTSSWLRWMPVTTSAVCLLLGIAIGPSGLNLLKLSLEQSSLWMEHLTEVAVLFSLFVCGLKLRLPLRNKTWRIAFGLAGPVMVMTIIGVCLLLHWGLQLSWGPSLLIGAILAPTDPVLAALVQVNDAQDVDSVRFGLSGEAGLNDGVAFPFVILGLLLLHGDGSAAEWQHWALRSLLWAVPAGLLTGYWMGRGIGRIALSLRIHNEDSTLGPNDYLTLALIALSYVVADAIGGYGFLAVFAAGLGLRQEEVKSTGVSQPPAEHLVQPVVGHQNIEPQNAVHGDTEQLEESQVAAGIMMGDMLAFGSLVERAMEVFLVTLLGVVLIAHWDWRALWIGAVLFCLIRPLSVAVMPWGKLLSGPQRLLIGWFGIRGIGSLFYLFFALNHGLDSDVATICTNITLSVVALSILLHGISTQPMLARYERLKQRKS is encoded by the coding sequence ATGAGTTTCGGCGTATGGGTCGCGGTGCTCGGCGCCGTGCTGCTGACGCTGGCGCTGACGTCGTCATGGTTGCGCTGGATGCCGGTCACCACGTCGGCGGTGTGTCTGCTGCTGGGGATCGCCATCGGCCCCAGTGGCCTCAACCTGTTGAAACTGTCGCTGGAACAATCGTCGCTGTGGATGGAACACCTGACTGAAGTCGCGGTGCTTTTCTCGCTGTTCGTCTGCGGGTTGAAATTGCGCCTGCCGCTGCGGAATAAAACCTGGCGCATCGCTTTTGGCCTGGCAGGACCGGTGATGGTCATGACGATTATCGGCGTATGCCTGCTGTTGCATTGGGGCTTGCAGTTGTCGTGGGGGCCGTCGTTGCTGATTGGCGCGATCCTCGCACCCACTGATCCGGTGCTCGCGGCGCTGGTGCAGGTCAACGATGCGCAGGACGTCGACAGTGTGCGCTTCGGCCTCTCGGGCGAAGCCGGGCTCAACGACGGCGTGGCCTTCCCTTTTGTGATCCTCGGTTTGCTGTTGCTGCATGGCGATGGCAGCGCCGCCGAATGGCAGCACTGGGCGTTACGCAGTTTGTTATGGGCAGTACCGGCAGGTTTGCTTACCGGTTACTGGATGGGCCGTGGCATCGGTCGCATCGCCTTGTCGCTGCGCATCCACAATGAAGACAGCACCCTCGGTCCCAATGATTACCTGACGTTGGCGTTGATCGCGCTTTCGTATGTGGTGGCCGATGCGATTGGCGGCTACGGCTTCCTCGCGGTGTTCGCTGCGGGTCTCGGTTTGCGTCAGGAAGAAGTCAAGTCCACCGGCGTCAGCCAACCGCCAGCCGAGCATTTGGTGCAACCAGTGGTGGGTCATCAGAACATCGAACCGCAAAACGCGGTGCATGGCGACACCGAGCAGTTGGAAGAAAGCCAAGTGGCGGCTGGCATCATGATGGGCGACATGCTGGCCTTCGGCAGCCTCGTGGAACGGGCGATGGAAGTGTTTCTGGTAACCCTGCTCGGCGTCGTGCTTATCGCCCACTGGGACTGGCGTGCGTTGTGGATCGGCGCCGTGCTGTTTTGTCTGATTCGTCCGCTGAGTGTCGCGGTGATGCCGTGGGGCAAGTTGCTCAGCGGTCCGCAGCGTCTGCTGATCGGCTGGTTCGGCATACGCGGGATCGGCAGTCTGTTCTATCTGTTTTTCGCGTTGAATCATGGCTTGGACAGCGACGTCGCAACCATCTGTACGAACATCACTTTGTCCGTCGTAGCCCTGAGCATTCTGCTGCATGGCATCAGCACGCAACCCATGCTGGCGCGGTACGAACGTCTGAAACAACGGAAAAGCTGA
- a CDS encoding Yip1 family protein produces the protein MSAPLVRLFTQPNFAWTDIRREEETHPRHYLAHLLLLALIPAVCLFLGTTYVGWSLAVGETVRLSMASALQLSVLLYVTIVAGVVVMGGFIRWMSRTFDARPTLNQCIGFAAYTVTPFFIAGIAGLYPSRWLAILVLGAASIYSTFLLFVGLPTFMHERKEQGLLYSACVWGVGLLVLVTMLVSMILLWFNVLIPEYLRTTVS, from the coding sequence ATGTCCGCACCCCTCGTCAGACTTTTTACCCAACCCAACTTCGCCTGGACCGATATCCGCCGCGAAGAAGAAACCCATCCCCGCCACTACCTCGCCCATCTGCTGCTGCTCGCGCTGATACCGGCGGTGTGCCTGTTTCTCGGCACCACCTATGTCGGCTGGAGCCTGGCGGTCGGCGAGACCGTGCGCCTGAGCATGGCCAGCGCCTTGCAACTGAGCGTGTTGTTGTACGTGACAATCGTTGCCGGCGTGGTGGTCATGGGTGGTTTTATCCGCTGGATGTCGCGCACGTTCGATGCGCGGCCGACGCTTAACCAATGCATTGGCTTCGCCGCCTATACCGTGACACCGTTTTTCATCGCCGGCATTGCCGGGCTGTATCCAAGCCGCTGGCTGGCGATTCTGGTGCTCGGTGCGGCGTCGATTTATTCGACGTTCTTGCTGTTTGTCGGCCTGCCGACGTTTATGCACGAGCGCAAGGAGCAAGGTCTGCTGTATTCGGCCTGCGTGTGGGGCGTCGGGCTGCTGGTGCTGGTGACCATGCTGGTGTCGATGATCCTGCTGTGGTTCAACGTGCTCATTCCCGAGTACCTGCGCACGACCGTGAGCTGA
- a CDS encoding MalY/PatB family protein, with product MTFDFDQVFDRHHTGSTKWSRYPADVLPMWVADMDFAAPPVIIEALQQRLLHPLVGYSVAQDNLREAIVADLWNKFAWKVRPQELIFLPGVESGFNMALKALVQPQQNVVVQVPNYPPLRHAPGHWGLNKVELEFEPQTDGTYLTPLDVLRDSLAGGGALLLSNPHNPLGKVFSREELQAVADICVAQDAWIISDEIHAELCFDGRVHIPTASLSPDIAKRTITLMSASKAYNIAGLKTSFMIIQDAALRERVNHARCGMVDSVNPLGMEATRVAYSEGAPWLAELKTYLQANRDWLVAAVRTRLPGVTINVPQGTYLAWMDCSALDLADPQKFFLEQAKVGLSAGVDFGDQHQQFVRLNFGCPRALLEEGIARMERALTSRNS from the coding sequence ATGACTTTCGATTTTGATCAGGTATTCGACCGCCACCACACCGGCAGCACCAAGTGGAGCCGCTACCCTGCCGATGTGCTGCCGATGTGGGTCGCTGATATGGATTTCGCCGCGCCGCCGGTGATCATCGAGGCGCTGCAACAGCGTCTGCTGCATCCGCTGGTGGGTTACAGCGTGGCTCAGGACAACCTGCGTGAAGCGATCGTCGCCGACCTCTGGAACAAATTCGCCTGGAAGGTCAGACCGCAGGAGCTGATCTTTCTGCCAGGCGTCGAATCCGGTTTCAACATGGCGCTCAAGGCCTTGGTACAGCCGCAGCAGAACGTCGTGGTGCAAGTGCCGAACTATCCGCCGCTGCGTCATGCTCCCGGCCATTGGGGCTTGAACAAAGTCGAACTGGAATTCGAGCCGCAGACCGACGGCACCTACCTGACCCCGTTGGATGTGTTGCGTGATTCGCTCGCAGGGGGCGGCGCGCTGCTGTTGAGCAACCCGCACAACCCGCTGGGCAAAGTATTCAGCCGTGAAGAACTGCAAGCCGTGGCGGACATCTGCGTGGCCCAGGACGCGTGGATCATCTCCGACGAAATCCACGCGGAACTGTGCTTCGATGGCCGCGTGCACATTCCGACCGCGTCGCTAAGCCCGGACATCGCCAAACGCACCATCACTCTGATGTCGGCGAGCAAGGCCTACAACATCGCCGGGCTGAAGACTTCGTTCATGATCATTCAGGATGCGGCCCTGCGAGAACGCGTCAACCATGCTCGCTGCGGGATGGTCGACAGCGTCAACCCGTTGGGCATGGAAGCGACCCGCGTGGCGTACAGCGAAGGCGCGCCGTGGCTGGCCGAGCTGAAAACCTATCTGCAAGCCAACCGCGACTGGCTGGTGGCAGCGGTGCGCACGCGCCTGCCGGGCGTAACCATCAATGTGCCGCAGGGCACTTATCTGGCGTGGATGGATTGCTCGGCGCTGGATCTGGCAGATCCGCAGAAGTTCTTCCTCGAACAGGCCAAGGTTGGTCTTAGCGCGGGTGTGGATTTTGGCGATCAGCACCAACAATTCGTACGCCTGAATTTCGGCTGCCCGCGGGCGTTGCTGGAAGAAGGGATTGCGCGGATGGAGCGGGCTTTGACCAGCCGCAACAGCTGA
- the fdnG gene encoding formate dehydrogenase-N subunit alpha, producing MDLSRRQFFKVAGVGLAGSSLGALGMAPTPAFAEQVRHFKLAHTHETRNTCPYCSVGCGLIMYSQGDAGKNVAQNIIHIEGDADHPVNRGTLCPKGAGLLDFIHSPGRLLYPQTRKPGSSEWTRISWDDALDRIADLMKADRDANFIEQNANGQTVNRWLTTGFLAASAASNEAGYITQKVIRSLGMLGFDNQARVUHGPTVASLAPTYGRGAMTNTWTDIANANLILVMGGNAAEAHPCGFKWVTEAKAHNAARLIVVDPRFTRTASVADYYAPIRTGTDIAFMGGLINYLLTEDKIQHEYVRNYTDVSFIVKAGYGFEDGIFSGYDVNKRSYTDKSGWGYELGDDGFVRVDPTLQDPRCVYQLMKQHYSRYNIDLASQICGMPVDAMQKIWDEIATCSTPGKTMTILYALGWTQHSIGAQIIRSAAMVQLLLGNVGMPGGGVNALRGHSNIQGLTDLGLLSNALPGYLTLAQDSEQDYGQFIHKRTQVPLRPGQLSYWQNYSKFHVSLMKSWYGANATLENNWCYDHLPKLDIPNYDVLKMFDLMSQGKVNGYFCQGFNPIAALPDKNRVMGALAKLKWLVVMDPLATETSEFWQNVGPYNDVKSADIQTEVIRLPTTCFAEEDGSLVNSSRWLQWHWKGADGPGEAQTDIRIMSELFLRLRQRYQREGGKFPDPLLKLSWPYKIPDEPSPEELAREINGTAVSDFTDASGVTVKAGTQLAGFGLLKDDGSTASGCWIFAGSWTEAGNQMARRDNADPFGMHQHQGWAWAWPANRRILYNRASSDPAGKPWDPKKRLVWWSGKTWTGTDVPDYKADVPPEAGMNPFIMNPEGVARFFAVDKMTEGPFPEHYEPFETPIGINPLHPQNKQATSNPAARIFDSVWESLGEAKDFPYAGTSYRLTEHFHFWSKHCKLNAIAQPEQFVEIGEVLAKEKGIAAGDRVRVSCKRGFIEAVAVVTKRIRPLQVNGQVVHQIGIPLHWGFTGLTRHGYLTNTLVPFLGDGNTQTPESKSFLVNVEKL from the coding sequence ATGGATCTCAGCCGTCGTCAGTTCTTCAAGGTCGCCGGTGTCGGCCTTGCAGGCTCAAGCCTGGGCGCGTTGGGCATGGCCCCGACGCCAGCCTTCGCCGAGCAGGTACGCCACTTCAAGCTCGCCCACACTCATGAAACCCGCAACACCTGCCCGTATTGCTCGGTCGGTTGTGGCTTGATCATGTACAGCCAGGGCGATGCCGGCAAAAACGTGGCGCAAAACATCATTCACATCGAGGGCGACGCCGACCATCCGGTCAATCGCGGCACCCTCTGCCCGAAAGGCGCAGGCCTGCTCGACTTCATTCACAGCCCCGGTCGTTTGCTCTACCCGCAAACACGCAAGCCCGGCAGTAGCGAATGGACGCGGATCAGTTGGGACGATGCGCTCGATCGCATCGCCGACCTGATGAAGGCCGACCGCGACGCCAACTTCATCGAACAGAATGCCAACGGGCAAACGGTGAATCGCTGGCTGACCACCGGTTTCCTCGCGGCCTCGGCGGCGTCCAACGAAGCGGGTTACATCACTCAGAAGGTGATTCGCAGCCTCGGCATGCTGGGGTTCGATAACCAGGCGCGTGTCTGACACGGCCCGACGGTGGCAAGTCTTGCCCCGACGTACGGCCGTGGTGCCATGACCAATACCTGGACCGATATCGCCAACGCGAATCTGATCCTGGTGATGGGCGGCAACGCAGCAGAAGCGCATCCGTGCGGCTTCAAATGGGTAACCGAAGCCAAGGCGCACAACGCCGCGCGGCTGATTGTGGTCGACCCGCGTTTTACCCGGACCGCGTCGGTGGCCGACTATTACGCGCCGATCCGCACCGGCACCGACATTGCCTTCATGGGCGGCTTGATCAATTACCTGCTGACCGAGGACAAGATCCAGCACGAATACGTGCGCAACTACACCGATGTGTCGTTCATCGTCAAAGCTGGCTACGGCTTCGAAGACGGCATTTTCAGTGGCTACGACGTCAATAAACGCAGCTACACCGACAAATCCGGCTGGGGTTACGAACTGGGCGACGACGGTTTCGTCAGAGTCGACCCGACATTGCAAGACCCACGCTGCGTCTATCAATTGATGAAGCAGCATTACAGCCGCTACAACATCGACCTCGCCAGTCAGATTTGCGGTATGCCTGTCGATGCGATGCAGAAAATCTGGGACGAAATCGCCACTTGCTCGACGCCGGGCAAGACCATGACGATTCTTTACGCCCTCGGCTGGACGCAGCATTCGATCGGTGCGCAGATCATTCGCAGCGCGGCGATGGTGCAGTTGTTGCTGGGCAACGTCGGCATGCCCGGTGGCGGTGTCAATGCCTTGCGCGGCCACTCGAACATTCAGGGCCTCACCGACCTGGGATTGCTTTCCAACGCGTTGCCCGGCTATCTGACGCTGGCACAGGACAGCGAGCAGGATTACGGCCAATTCATTCACAAACGCACACAAGTGCCGCTGCGTCCTGGGCAGCTGTCGTACTGGCAGAACTACAGCAAGTTTCATGTCAGCCTGATGAAATCCTGGTACGGCGCCAATGCCACGCTCGAAAACAATTGGTGTTACGACCATTTGCCGAAGCTCGACATCCCCAATTACGACGTGCTGAAAATGTTCGACCTGATGAGCCAGGGCAAGGTCAACGGCTACTTCTGTCAGGGCTTCAATCCGATCGCCGCGTTGCCGGACAAGAACCGCGTGATGGGCGCGCTGGCCAAACTCAAATGGCTGGTGGTGATGGACCCGCTGGCCACCGAAACCTCGGAGTTCTGGCAAAACGTCGGGCCATACAATGACGTGAAAAGCGCAGACATCCAGACCGAAGTCATTCGCCTGCCGACCACCTGTTTCGCCGAAGAGGACGGCTCGCTGGTCAACAGCAGTCGCTGGCTGCAATGGCACTGGAAGGGCGCCGATGGCCCGGGCGAAGCGCAAACCGACATTCGCATCATGAGCGAACTGTTCCTGCGCCTGCGCCAGCGTTATCAGCGCGAGGGCGGCAAGTTTCCCGATCCGCTGCTCAAGCTGTCGTGGCCGTACAAGATTCCCGACGAGCCTTCGCCGGAAGAACTGGCGCGGGAAATCAACGGCACCGCCGTCAGCGATTTCACCGACGCCAGCGGCGTCACGGTCAAGGCGGGGACGCAACTGGCCGGCTTCGGTTTGCTCAAGGATGACGGCAGCACTGCATCCGGCTGCTGGATTTTCGCCGGCAGCTGGACCGAGGCTGGCAACCAGATGGCCCGTCGCGATAACGCCGATCCGTTCGGCATGCACCAGCATCAGGGCTGGGCCTGGGCGTGGCCGGCCAATCGGCGAATCCTCTACAACCGCGCTTCGTCAGATCCGGCGGGCAAACCGTGGGATCCGAAAAAACGTCTGGTGTGGTGGAGCGGCAAGACCTGGACCGGCACCGACGTGCCGGACTACAAAGCCGATGTGCCGCCGGAAGCCGGAATGAACCCGTTCATCATGAACCCCGAAGGCGTGGCCCGATTCTTCGCCGTCGACAAGATGACCGAAGGCCCATTCCCCGAGCACTACGAGCCGTTTGAAACGCCGATCGGCATCAACCCGTTGCATCCGCAAAACAAGCAAGCCACCAGTAATCCGGCGGCGCGGATCTTCGATTCGGTTTGGGAAAGCCTCGGCGAAGCCAAGGACTTTCCGTACGCCGGCACCAGCTATCGATTGACCGAGCATTTCCACTTCTGGAGCAAGCACTGCAAATTGAATGCGATTGCTCAGCCTGAGCAGTTTGTTGAAATCGGCGAAGTGCTGGCGAAAGAGAAGGGCATCGCGGCGGGTGATCGCGTGCGGGTCAGTTGCAAGCGCGGCTTTATTGAAGCGGTGGCGGTGGTGACGAAAAGGATTCGGCCGCTGCAAGTCAATGGTCAGGTCGTGCATCAAATCGGCATCCCGCTGCACTGGGGTTTCACCGGCCTGACGCGCCACGGTTATCTGACCAACACCCTGGTGCCGTTCCTCGGCGATGGCAACACACAGACCCCGGAATCCAAGTCATTCCTGGTCAACGTGGAGAAGCTCTGA